The following proteins are co-located in the Ensifer sp. WSM1721 genome:
- a CDS encoding phage portal protein: MWPFPKTEKRIATSDPYLGEFLGARWTARADVEKASGLAVAHRAVQTIAENLAAMPLKVYREAANDDRQAAKDHPLYAVLHDNFNDRLTAFEGREWLAASLLIHGNGYAKIERNGRGQVTALHPLVAGSVTVEVLKSGRLRYKHALPDGSTETLLQDEVLHLRYRTADGILGMSPIQIAASTFGLAVAQQDQAGAAAENAFRPAGALVFPDKLAATGKENVIAKFKERFIGSLKANEVMILDGGAKFETFQFSAKDSEFLESRKLSNLDIARVFGVPPSIVGITDNSTYSNAEAESRALVIRCLAPMARRIEQSLNSALLSPEARKTFMIEHDMSGLLRGDLVTRYNAYRVGREGGWLNVNTIRAFENLGSIGPEGDTYVQPLNYGQLGGANDNRSKIEDAA; the protein is encoded by the coding sequence ATGTGGCCCTTTCCTAAGACAGAGAAGCGCATTGCCACGTCCGACCCGTACCTGGGAGAGTTCCTTGGTGCACGGTGGACGGCTCGAGCGGACGTAGAGAAGGCAAGCGGCCTAGCTGTTGCGCACCGAGCCGTGCAGACCATTGCCGAGAACCTAGCCGCCATGCCGCTGAAGGTCTATCGCGAAGCCGCGAACGACGACCGGCAAGCTGCCAAGGACCATCCGCTGTACGCCGTTCTGCACGACAACTTCAACGATCGGCTTACGGCTTTCGAAGGTCGCGAATGGTTGGCCGCAAGCTTGCTGATCCATGGCAACGGCTACGCCAAGATCGAACGGAACGGCCGCGGCCAGGTCACGGCGCTTCACCCGCTCGTGGCTGGCTCGGTTACGGTCGAAGTCCTGAAGTCTGGACGCCTGCGCTATAAGCATGCCTTGCCTGATGGCAGTACGGAAACGCTGCTTCAGGATGAAGTGCTCCACCTGCGCTACAGGACCGCTGACGGCATCCTTGGCATGAGCCCAATTCAAATCGCAGCGTCAACGTTCGGCCTTGCGGTTGCTCAACAGGATCAAGCCGGCGCCGCGGCGGAGAACGCCTTCCGGCCCGCTGGCGCGCTCGTGTTCCCTGACAAGCTTGCCGCTACTGGTAAGGAAAACGTCATCGCCAAGTTCAAGGAGCGGTTTATCGGCTCGCTGAAGGCGAATGAAGTGATGATCCTTGACGGCGGCGCGAAGTTTGAGACGTTCCAATTTTCCGCGAAGGACTCGGAATTCTTGGAAAGCCGCAAGCTGAGCAATCTCGACATTGCCCGCGTCTTCGGCGTGCCGCCCTCAATCGTCGGGATTACCGACAACAGCACGTACAGCAACGCTGAGGCGGAGAGTCGCGCGTTGGTTATTCGCTGCCTGGCACCGATGGCCCGTCGCATCGAGCAATCGCTTAACTCGGCGCTGCTGTCGCCGGAGGCACGCAAGACATTCATGATTGAGCATGACATGTCAGGATTGCTTCGAGGCGACCTCGTGACGCGATACAACGCCTACAGGGTAGGCCGCGAGGGCGGATGGCTTAATGTAAACACCATCCGTGCATTCGAGAATCTCGGCAGCATCGGGCCGGAAGGTGACACGTACGTCCAGCCGTTGAACTACGGCCAGCTAGGCGGCGCGAACGACAATCGCAGCAAGATCGAGGATGCAGCATGA
- a CDS encoding HK97 family phage prohead protease: MIETRIATEVRAEGRKLSGYAATFHNETRILDFNETIAPGAFAASLRSNGDILALVDHDNGKVLARTKSGTLRLSEDARGLAFEIDVPPTTLGNDILAMATRSDLGGMSFGFTVPEGGDEWRGDKRTLRNVVLHEISVVQSFPAYGGTSIQARARQQRTDADRRLAVLELEAAHVALS, translated from the coding sequence ATGATCGAAACTCGCATCGCGACGGAAGTTCGCGCCGAAGGCCGCAAGCTGTCGGGGTATGCTGCGACCTTCCACAATGAAACGCGGATCCTCGACTTTAACGAGACGATCGCCCCCGGCGCGTTCGCGGCCAGCCTGCGCTCCAACGGCGACATTCTTGCATTGGTCGACCACGACAACGGCAAGGTACTGGCAAGGACGAAAAGCGGCACGCTCCGCCTTTCGGAAGACGCCCGCGGTCTCGCGTTCGAAATCGACGTTCCGCCGACCACCCTTGGTAACGATATCCTCGCGATGGCGACACGTTCCGACCTTGGCGGAATGTCCTTTGGCTTCACCGTGCCGGAAGGTGGAGACGAGTGGCGAGGCGACAAGCGCACGCTGCGGAACGTTGTTCTTCACGAAATCAGCGTCGTGCAGTCCTTCCCGGCTTATGGCGGCACGTCCATTCAGGCACGAGCTCGCCAGCAGCGCACAGACGCCGACCGACGGCTCGCTGTTCTAGAATTGGAGGCTGCCCATGTGGCCCTTTCCTAA
- a CDS encoding head-tail connector protein yields the protein MTSLIEAAEGYVSEIGVALAAPVPAPIKHAVLLLVSHWYGAREAAATEPPRAIAFGVDALLQPYRTQSL from the coding sequence GTGACTTCGCTCATTGAGGCGGCCGAAGGGTATGTGTCGGAGATCGGGGTGGCGCTTGCCGCCCCGGTTCCCGCGCCCATTAAGCACGCCGTCCTTCTCCTCGTCAGCCACTGGTACGGCGCTCGCGAAGCCGCCGCGACCGAGCCGCCGCGCGCCATTGCATTTGGCGTCGACGCCCTCCTCCAGCCTTACAGGACGCAATCTCTATGA
- a CDS encoding phage major capsid protein, whose protein sequence is MNLAHLQETRAAKITEMRAATGNPEQFDKLEAEVRALDKDIKRAVTLAEFERQADAAPDASLNKELRSYSIAKAFTEALNGSLTGLEREQHDELSKGRESRGVMIPTSVLLETRDQTVGTNTAGGYAVATQLGGLIDRLRPTLAVQGMGATVLSGLTGFLDLPKLTGGPTAYWVAEDGNTTESASTFGKISMGPKTVSGEMQLSRRLMLQNAVALESVLRADLGFVLAQALDKAAIAGTGTSNQPTGILTAITESATVSTAVSDIAADLIADLEVDDVMGTGAFLTNATLMGVVRKLKDLEGRNIPASEVFHGKPVTVTNQVAAIAGEHPLIYGHWSDLIIGYWSGVDVLLNPYHSDVASKGGVKLHAFLDADIAIRHNEAFAWKAI, encoded by the coding sequence ATGAATCTTGCACACCTTCAGGAAACCCGCGCCGCAAAGATTACCGAAATGCGCGCCGCAACCGGCAACCCGGAACAGTTCGACAAGCTCGAAGCTGAAGTCCGCGCGCTCGACAAAGACATCAAGCGCGCCGTTACGCTGGCCGAATTCGAGCGCCAGGCCGACGCCGCACCGGATGCTTCGCTCAACAAAGAGCTTCGCAGCTACTCGATCGCCAAGGCCTTCACGGAAGCTCTCAACGGTTCGCTGACCGGCCTTGAACGGGAACAGCACGACGAACTGAGCAAGGGTCGCGAATCCCGCGGCGTCATGATCCCGACTTCGGTTCTGCTTGAAACCCGCGATCAGACGGTAGGCACCAATACGGCAGGCGGCTACGCGGTCGCAACCCAGCTTGGCGGCTTGATTGATCGGCTTCGCCCGACGCTCGCCGTGCAGGGCATGGGCGCAACCGTGCTCTCTGGCCTGACTGGCTTCCTCGACCTGCCGAAGCTGACGGGTGGACCGACCGCTTACTGGGTTGCTGAAGACGGCAACACCACGGAATCGGCTTCGACCTTCGGCAAGATTTCGATGGGTCCGAAGACGGTTTCCGGCGAAATGCAGCTTTCCCGCCGCCTTATGCTGCAGAACGCTGTTGCGCTTGAAAGCGTGCTTCGCGCCGACCTCGGCTTCGTGCTTGCACAGGCCCTCGACAAGGCCGCTATCGCAGGCACCGGCACATCTAACCAGCCGACTGGCATCCTCACGGCCATTACGGAAAGCGCAACCGTCTCGACGGCCGTCTCCGACATTGCCGCTGATCTGATTGCCGATCTGGAAGTCGATGACGTCATGGGCACCGGCGCCTTCCTTACGAACGCCACGCTCATGGGCGTTGTTCGCAAGCTGAAGGACCTGGAAGGCCGCAACATTCCGGCCTCTGAAGTCTTCCACGGCAAGCCGGTCACGGTAACCAATCAGGTTGCAGCCATCGCTGGCGAGCACCCGCTTATCTACGGTCACTGGTCGGACCTGATCATTGGCTACTGGTCCGGCGTCGATGTCCTGCTCAACCCGTACCACTCGGACGTTGCCAGCAAGGGCGGCGTGAAGCTTCACGCGTTCCTCGACGCGGACATCGCGATCCGCCACAACGAAGCCTTCGCCTGGAAGGCTATCTAA
- a CDS encoding MerR family transcriptional regulator yields MADPWRERAYSVGEAATLAGTRRSTLDMWCIRQPAELFSEKRGHRRWFSPRDIAVLRLAHELERGGMPLLTAIACAFEHLQEPPAADAIFVIEAGRISPKAGRFISDRDVPRLQVDKSLILIPIGQLVAGINAACAELRQRAA; encoded by the coding sequence ATGGCCGACCCTTGGCGCGAGCGCGCCTATTCCGTTGGCGAGGCCGCAACCCTTGCCGGCACACGCCGTTCCACACTGGATATGTGGTGCATCCGTCAACCTGCCGAATTGTTCTCGGAAAAGCGCGGACATAGGCGATGGTTCTCGCCGCGTGACATTGCCGTGCTGCGGCTGGCCCACGAATTGGAGCGCGGCGGCATGCCGTTGCTGACGGCTATAGCCTGCGCCTTTGAGCATCTACAGGAGCCACCAGCCGCAGACGCAATCTTCGTCATCGAGGCGGGCCGTATCAGTCCCAAGGCAGGCCGGTTCATCTCCGACCGAGACGTACCGCGGCTTCAAGTCGATAAGTCACTCATTCTAATTCCCATCGGCCAGTTGGTCGCCGGGATAAACGCGGCCTGCGCAGAGCTTCGGCAGCGCGCCGCATAA
- a CDS encoding terminase large subunit, translating to MGLRGPGAKPKKAREAANDNLRTVLPWEAEGLSRVDRVIAFLEDLNVTQGKLAGTKLKVRPWQRKFLDAVYREDETGNRPVRTAVLSMARKNGKTQIVAGLALCHLVGPEAEPRGEVFACANDRFQAGKTFNEMVAIISEHKEIEARVNIIRFRKEIEVLEGNGKGSVFAALSADAATKHGLSPSFIVYDELGQATKRDLYEALDTAMGARENPLMCVISTQAASDFAIMSELVDYGQKVTAGEVEDKSFHLTFYGAPDNADPWAPETWELANPALGDFRSLDDVERQAAQAQRVPSKENAFRNLILNQRVDAHVRFIAKAEWDACDGAVDVDALRGRVAFGALDLSAARDLSAWVLVFPNDDGTVDVLPRFYLPETGIGDKSEADRVPYDIWAKQGFLTLVPGKTIDPAAIAEAMAEDAARFDIQAVAYDRWRIEDLRRELSAIGAEMNLVPHGQGFKDMSPAVDVLERMVAETKLRHAGNPILKMCAANAVVTKDPAGGRKLDKAKAAGRIDGLVALSMSLNVASRHEPESLPACLLAA from the coding sequence ATGGGTTTGAGAGGGCCAGGCGCAAAGCCGAAAAAGGCGCGGGAAGCGGCCAACGATAACCTACGCACCGTCCTGCCATGGGAGGCGGAAGGGCTCTCACGCGTCGATCGTGTCATTGCATTCCTTGAGGACCTGAACGTCACGCAGGGCAAGCTTGCCGGCACGAAGCTAAAGGTGCGTCCTTGGCAGCGGAAATTCCTCGATGCGGTCTATCGCGAGGACGAAACCGGCAATCGTCCCGTTCGAACCGCTGTCCTGTCCATGGCCCGCAAGAACGGCAAGACGCAAATTGTCGCCGGCTTGGCACTATGCCATCTAGTTGGCCCGGAAGCCGAGCCGCGCGGCGAAGTGTTTGCATGTGCCAACGACAGATTCCAAGCCGGCAAAACCTTCAATGAGATGGTCGCCATCATCTCCGAGCACAAGGAGATAGAGGCACGCGTCAATATCATTCGGTTTCGGAAAGAGATCGAGGTGCTAGAAGGCAACGGCAAGGGTAGCGTGTTTGCCGCGCTGTCTGCCGACGCTGCCACAAAACACGGCCTGTCGCCTTCCTTCATCGTGTACGACGAGCTCGGCCAGGCAACCAAGCGTGACCTTTACGAAGCGCTCGACACCGCCATGGGCGCCCGCGAAAACCCGCTTATGTGCGTTATCAGCACGCAAGCGGCCAGTGACTTCGCGATCATGAGCGAGCTTGTCGACTATGGCCAGAAGGTGACTGCCGGCGAGGTAGAGGACAAGAGTTTCCATCTGACCTTCTACGGCGCGCCCGACAATGCCGACCCATGGGCGCCAGAGACATGGGAGCTTGCTAATCCGGCCCTTGGCGACTTCCGTTCGCTGGATGACGTGGAGCGGCAGGCAGCGCAGGCACAGCGCGTACCGTCGAAGGAAAACGCTTTCCGCAACCTGATCCTTAATCAGCGCGTTGACGCGCATGTGCGCTTCATCGCGAAGGCGGAATGGGATGCTTGTGACGGCGCGGTTGATGTGGACGCGTTGCGTGGCCGTGTTGCCTTTGGGGCGCTCGATCTATCCGCCGCACGCGACCTTAGCGCCTGGGTGCTCGTGTTTCCGAACGACGACGGCACGGTAGACGTTCTGCCGCGGTTCTATTTGCCGGAAACTGGCATTGGCGACAAATCGGAGGCCGACCGCGTGCCCTATGACATCTGGGCGAAACAAGGTTTTCTGACGCTAGTTCCCGGCAAGACGATCGACCCCGCCGCAATTGCCGAGGCTATGGCCGAAGACGCGGCACGGTTCGACATCCAAGCCGTGGCCTACGACCGATGGAGAATCGAGGATCTGCGGCGCGAGCTATCGGCGATCGGCGCGGAAATGAACCTCGTACCGCACGGCCAGGGCTTTAAGGACATGTCGCCTGCGGTCGACGTGCTTGAGCGGATGGTGGCGGAAACAAAACTGCGGCACGCAGGAAATCCAATCTTGAAGATGTGCGCTGCCAACGCTGTCGTCACGAAAGACCCTGCCGGCGGCCGGAAGTTGGATAAGGCGAAAGCGGCCGGACGCATAGACGGACTGGTTGCATTGTCGATGAGCCTCAACGTAGCATCGAGGCACGAGCCGGAATCGCTGCCGGCGTGTCTGCTGGCGGCTTAA
- a CDS encoding HNH endonuclease signature motif containing protein — protein sequence MTNWYHNSAAWKHLRAAKLSVQPLCEVCIRREVVEPAKVVDHIIPVSAGGEKFPPLSGLMSMCQACHNHKTNAERSGKRSKYKGCDINGDPLMGDDGWEPGAFAGRAIEANRPARETRRYLVSCEDGDLWV from the coding sequence ATGACCAACTGGTATCACAACAGCGCGGCGTGGAAGCATCTTCGCGCCGCGAAGCTATCGGTGCAGCCGTTATGCGAAGTGTGCATTAGGCGGGAAGTCGTCGAGCCGGCCAAGGTGGTCGACCACATCATTCCAGTATCGGCAGGCGGGGAGAAATTCCCGCCGCTGTCCGGCCTGATGTCCATGTGCCAGGCATGTCACAACCATAAGACCAATGCGGAGCGCAGCGGCAAGCGCAGCAAGTACAAAGGCTGCGACATCAACGGCGATCCGCTCATGGGCGACGACGGATGGGAACCGGGGGCCTTCGCAGGACGAGCGATCGAGGCCAACCGACCGGCGCGGGAGACACGAAGATACTTAGTTTCATGTGAGGATGGTGACCTATGGGTTTGA